The Streptomyces sp. P9-A4 genome contains a region encoding:
- the eno gene encoding phosphopyruvate hydratase — MLVPSIDVVVAREILDSRGNPTVEVEVGLDDGSTGRAAVPSGASTGAFEAIELRDGDPNRYMGKGVEKAVLAVIEQIGPELVGYDATEQRLIDQAMFDLDATENKGSLGANAILGVSLAVAHAASEASDLPLFRYLGGPNAHLLPVPMMNILNGGSHADSNVDIQEFMIAPIGAESFSEALRWGAEIYHTLKGVLKRKGLSTGLGDEGGFAPNLESNRAALDLIVEAIKEAGYTPGSDVALALDVAASEFYKDGKYEFEGKSRSAAEMTEYYEELVSAYPMVSIEDPLFEDDWAGWKVLTDKLGAKVQIVGDDLFVTNPERLARGIEEGTANALLVKVNQIGSLTETLDAVELAQRNGFKCMMSHRSGETEDVTIADLAVAVNCGQIKTGAPARSDRVAKYNQLLRIEEILDDAAVYAGRSAFPRFKG; from the coding sequence ATGCTCGTGCCGTCCATCGACGTCGTCGTAGCCCGGGAAATCCTGGACTCCCGAGGCAACCCCACGGTCGAGGTCGAGGTCGGCCTCGACGACGGCAGCACCGGTCGTGCTGCTGTTCCGTCCGGCGCCTCCACCGGTGCGTTCGAGGCCATCGAGCTTCGCGACGGTGACCCGAACCGCTACATGGGCAAGGGTGTCGAGAAGGCCGTCCTCGCCGTCATCGAGCAGATCGGCCCGGAGCTCGTCGGCTACGACGCCACCGAGCAGCGCCTGATCGACCAGGCCATGTTCGACCTGGACGCCACCGAGAACAAGGGCTCGCTCGGCGCCAACGCCATCCTCGGCGTCTCCCTCGCCGTCGCGCACGCCGCGTCCGAGGCCTCGGACCTCCCGCTCTTCCGCTACCTCGGCGGCCCGAACGCGCACCTGCTGCCCGTTCCGATGATGAACATCCTGAACGGTGGGTCGCACGCCGACTCCAACGTCGACATCCAGGAGTTCATGATCGCCCCGATCGGCGCGGAGTCCTTCTCCGAGGCCCTCCGCTGGGGCGCCGAGATCTACCACACGCTCAAGGGTGTGCTGAAGCGCAAGGGCCTCTCCACCGGCCTCGGCGACGAGGGCGGCTTCGCCCCGAACCTCGAGTCGAACCGCGCCGCCCTCGACCTCATCGTCGAGGCCATCAAGGAGGCCGGCTACACCCCGGGCTCCGACGTCGCGCTCGCGCTCGACGTCGCCGCGTCCGAGTTCTACAAGGACGGCAAGTACGAGTTCGAGGGCAAGTCCCGCTCGGCCGCCGAGATGACCGAGTACTACGAGGAGCTCGTCTCCGCGTACCCGATGGTCTCCATCGAGGACCCGCTGTTCGAGGACGACTGGGCGGGCTGGAAGGTCCTCACCGACAAGCTGGGCGCCAAGGTCCAGATCGTCGGCGACGACCTCTTCGTCACCAACCCGGAGCGTCTGGCCCGCGGCATCGAGGAGGGCACCGCGAACGCCCTCCTGGTCAAGGTCAACCAGATCGGCTCGCTGACCGAGACGCTGGACGCCGTCGAGCTGGCCCAGCGCAACGGCTTCAAGTGCATGATGTCCCACCGCTCCGGCGAGACCGAGGACGTCACCATCGCCGACCTCGCCGTCGCGGTGAACTGCGGCCAGATCAAGACCGGCGCCCCGGCCCGCTCGGACCGCGTCGCCAAGTACAACCAGCTGCTGCGCATCGAGGAGATCCTCGACGACGCCGCGGTCTACGCCGGCCGCAGCGCCTTCCCGCGCTTCAAGGGCTGA
- a CDS encoding globin domain-containing protein: MLRSTFAVVERRAEHAVTFFYSHLFWHNPAVRELFPADMRPQRDRLFAALTHVVDHLEDPSLAGYLGRLGRDHRKFLASPALYAAVGASLLAAFAHAAGPAWTLEAEKAWTEAYGHVTELMLAGADESSGSGEPAWWDADVVRHERFGEDLAVLTLRPRRPLPFLPGQYVSVSSLRVPRVWRTYSLADAPRADGTVELHVSRIRGGAMSTALVEATGPGETLRLSAPGGGLVARTEPGGLRTYICAGTGWAPVRALLSEAAEAEPELKGRLFVVARAKEYLYGRREAERLKERLGGLSVTYITSAPGHRKDQATERLLQALRACVHWPAHDVYLAGPPGFLTEVAEALVELGTDPDRIHHDTLSPVGPFGIRPNTAAERLLGPPPPLWHNPEARAPRARGEAFPTA, translated from the coding sequence ATGCTCAGAAGCACGTTCGCGGTCGTCGAGAGACGGGCCGAACACGCCGTCACCTTCTTCTACTCGCATCTCTTCTGGCACAACCCGGCCGTCCGCGAGCTGTTCCCCGCGGACATGCGGCCCCAGCGCGACCGGCTGTTCGCCGCGCTGACCCATGTGGTGGACCATCTGGAGGACCCGTCGCTCGCCGGGTACCTGGGCCGTCTCGGCCGCGACCACCGCAAGTTCCTCGCCTCCCCCGCCCTGTACGCGGCGGTCGGGGCGAGCCTGCTGGCCGCGTTCGCGCACGCGGCGGGCCCCGCCTGGACCCTGGAGGCCGAGAAGGCCTGGACCGAGGCGTACGGGCATGTGACCGAGCTGATGCTGGCGGGCGCCGATGAGTCCTCCGGGTCCGGGGAGCCGGCCTGGTGGGACGCGGACGTCGTCCGGCACGAGCGGTTCGGCGAGGACCTGGCCGTCCTCACCCTGCGGCCCCGGCGGCCCCTGCCGTTCCTGCCCGGCCAGTACGTCAGCGTCAGCTCGCTGCGGGTGCCGCGCGTCTGGCGCACCTACTCCCTCGCGGACGCGCCCCGCGCGGACGGCACGGTGGAGCTGCATGTGAGCCGCATCCGGGGCGGCGCGATGAGCACGGCGCTCGTCGAGGCGACGGGACCGGGCGAGACGCTGCGGCTGAGCGCGCCCGGCGGCGGTCTGGTCGCGCGGACGGAGCCGGGCGGACTGCGCACCTATATATGCGCGGGTACGGGCTGGGCGCCGGTGCGGGCTCTCCTGTCGGAGGCGGCGGAGGCCGAGCCGGAGCTGAAGGGCCGGCTGTTCGTGGTGGCGCGCGCGAAGGAGTACCTGTACGGGCGGCGGGAGGCGGAGCGCCTCAAGGAACGTCTCGGCGGGCTCAGCGTCACCTACATCACCTCGGCCCCCGGCCACCGCAAGGACCAGGCGACCGAGCGTCTCCTCCAGGCGCTGCGGGCCTGCGTCCACTGGCCGGCCCACGACGTGTACCTGGCCGGTCCGCCCGGTTTCCTGACGGAGGTCGCCGAGGCCCTGGTCGAGCTGGGCACCGACCCGGACCGCATCCACCACGACACGCTGTCCCCGGTGGGCCCCTTCGGCATCCGCCCGAACACCGCCGCCGAGCGCCTCCTCGGCCCGCCCCCGCCGCTCTGGCACAACCCGGAGGCCCGTGCGCCGCGCGCGCGTGGAGAGGCTTTTCCTACGGCTTGA
- a CDS encoding cytochrome P450 family protein, with amino-acid sequence MSTAPGTGPTSEPPSEPASAPASAPASAPASCPVGGTAAGARPPAPELFTWEFASDPYPAYAWLRAHAPVHRTTLPSGVEAWLVTRYADARQALADQRLSKNPAHHDESPHAKGKTGIPGERKAELMTHLLNIDPPDHTRLRRLVSKAFTPRRVAEFAPRVQELTDRLIDSFVEKGSADLIHEFAFPLPIYAICDLLGVPEEDQDDFRDWAGMMIRHGGGPRGGVARSVKKMRGYLAELIHRKREEPGDDLISGLIKASDHGEHLTENEAAAMAFILLFAGFETTVNLIGNGLYALLRHPEQRERLQASIAAGETGLLETGIEELLRYDGPVEMATWRYATQNLTVGGQEIPAGDPVLVVLAAADRDPERFEGPEVLDLARRDNQHLGYGHGIHYCLGAPLARLEGQTALATLLTRLPDLRLAADPGELRWRGGLIMRGLRTLPVEFSPSARLP; translated from the coding sequence GTGAGCACCGCCCCCGGCACCGGCCCCACTTCCGAGCCTCCTTCCGAGCCCGCTTCCGCGCCCGCCTCCGCGCCTGCCTCCGCGCCCGCCTCCTGCCCTGTCGGCGGTACCGCGGCCGGGGCGCGGCCCCCCGCGCCCGAGCTCTTCACCTGGGAGTTCGCGAGCGATCCGTACCCCGCGTACGCCTGGCTCCGCGCGCACGCGCCCGTGCACCGCACGACGCTCCCCAGCGGGGTCGAGGCCTGGCTCGTGACCCGGTACGCCGACGCCCGGCAGGCCCTCGCCGACCAGCGGCTGTCCAAGAACCCCGCGCACCACGACGAGTCCCCGCACGCCAAGGGCAAGACCGGCATCCCCGGCGAGCGCAAGGCCGAGCTGATGACCCATCTGCTCAACATCGACCCGCCGGACCACACCCGGCTGCGGCGGCTCGTCTCGAAGGCCTTCACCCCGCGTCGGGTCGCCGAGTTCGCGCCGCGCGTGCAGGAGCTGACCGACCGGCTCATCGACTCCTTCGTGGAGAAGGGGAGCGCGGACCTCATCCACGAGTTCGCCTTCCCGCTCCCCATCTACGCGATCTGCGACCTGCTCGGGGTGCCCGAGGAGGACCAGGACGACTTCCGCGACTGGGCCGGGATGATGATCCGGCACGGTGGCGGGCCGCGCGGCGGGGTCGCCCGGTCGGTCAAGAAGATGCGCGGCTACCTCGCCGAGCTGATCCACCGCAAGCGCGAGGAGCCCGGGGACGACCTCATCTCGGGGCTCATCAAGGCCTCCGACCACGGTGAGCACCTCACCGAGAACGAGGCCGCCGCGATGGCCTTCATCCTGCTCTTCGCCGGCTTCGAAACCACCGTAAATCTGATAGGAAACGGACTTTACGCCCTTCTCCGGCATCCCGAGCAGCGCGAGCGCCTCCAGGCCTCGATCGCCGCCGGCGAGACCGGACTCCTGGAGACCGGCATCGAGGAGCTGCTGCGGTACGACGGGCCCGTGGAGATGGCCACCTGGCGGTATGCCACGCAGAACCTGACCGTCGGCGGCCAGGAGATCCCGGCGGGCGACCCCGTGCTCGTGGTGCTCGCCGCCGCCGACCGGGACCCGGAGCGGTTCGAAGGGCCGGAGGTCCTCGACCTCGCCCGGCGCGACAACCAGCACCTCGGATACGGCCACGGCATCCACTACTGCCTGGGCGCGCCGCTCGCCCGCCTCGAAGGGCAGACCGCGCTGGCCACCCTGCTGACCAGGCTTCCGGACCTGCGACTTGCCGCCGATCCGGGCGAACTGCGGTGGCGCGGCGGGCTCATCATGCGTGGATTGCGCACACTTCCGGTGGAGTTCTCCCCATCCGCGCGTCTCCCGTGA
- a CDS encoding nucleoside triphosphate pyrophosphohydrolase, which translates to MTTESPGRIVLLTASHRVAPGLLSWPAWQALRTADRVLCPDEHHPQLPYLREAGVAVEHLRPTAEELVAACAGGRTVLVLPSGEGDRALTDGLARLAGSGRLTMPDLELLPGSYDLPGARLLDLVQIMDRIRRECPWSSRQTHRGLAKYAIEESYELVEAIEDGDRHELREELGDVLLQVVFHARIAEEDPEEPFSVDDVAGTLVEKLILRHPHVFGDATAETPEEVREHWLRTKAVEKQRESVTDGVPLGQPGLALAAKLGSRARTAGLDVAVPEGEGIGYELLALAVRAEAGGVDPEAALRAAARTYRDAIRAAEGVKP; encoded by the coding sequence GTGACAACTGAGAGCCCCGGCCGCATCGTCCTGCTCACCGCCAGCCACCGTGTGGCGCCCGGACTGCTGTCCTGGCCCGCCTGGCAGGCGCTGCGCACCGCGGACCGGGTGCTCTGCCCCGACGAGCACCACCCCCAGCTGCCGTACCTGCGGGAGGCCGGGGTCGCCGTCGAGCACCTGCGGCCCACCGCCGAGGAACTCGTCGCCGCCTGCGCCGGAGGCCGTACGGTCCTCGTCCTGCCCTCCGGCGAGGGCGACCGGGCCCTCACCGACGGCCTCGCCCGGCTCGCCGGCTCCGGCCGGCTGACCATGCCGGACCTGGAACTGCTGCCCGGTTCGTACGACCTGCCCGGCGCCCGGCTGCTCGATCTCGTGCAGATCATGGACCGCATCCGCCGCGAATGCCCCTGGTCCTCGCGGCAGACGCACCGGGGGCTCGCCAAGTACGCCATCGAGGAGTCGTACGAACTCGTCGAGGCGATCGAGGACGGCGACCGGCACGAGTTGCGCGAGGAGCTGGGGGACGTCCTCCTCCAGGTCGTCTTCCACGCCCGGATCGCCGAGGAGGACCCGGAGGAGCCGTTCTCCGTGGACGACGTCGCCGGCACCCTCGTCGAGAAGCTGATCCTCCGCCACCCGCACGTCTTCGGCGACGCGACCGCCGAGACGCCGGAGGAGGTGCGGGAGCACTGGCTGCGCACCAAGGCCGTCGAGAAGCAGCGGGAGTCCGTCACCGACGGCGTGCCGCTCGGCCAGCCGGGACTGGCCCTCGCGGCGAAGCTCGGCAGCCGGGCACGGACGGCGGGCCTCGACGTGGCCGTACCGGAAGGCGAGGGCATCGGCTACGAACTCCTCGCCCTCGCGGTACGGGCGGAGGCCGGGGGAGTGGACCCGGAGGCCGCCCTGCGCGCGGCGGCCCGCACGTACCGGGACGCGATCCGCGCCGCCGAGGGCGTCAAGCCGTAG
- a CDS encoding transglycosylase family protein, with translation MRSGNGRHRRPRQAPALVVAAGVTGSAMALPLLATGSASAADAATWDRVAECESGGQWSANFGNGMYGGLQFTQDSWERHGGLAYAPSPDLASRAQQIAVAEKALAKGSLEWATCAPIAGLKNDGTAPGVNPGPAALPKAPAGPVAESNRTSGLPSTGTAQAARTAERDARTATPAAPGAPTAPAAPTAPTTPPAATTPGTPTAPGTPTTPTTPDTSVTPDTSATPGAPGDGVSSATPGTGKHRGGAAPESGTKSGTSPESGRHASTGVELAGDTAAAPTPDAMKNSGATDTSGTSGAYTVRPGDSLSDIARQNELPGGWTALYDANRRTVGIDPDLILPGQSLDLTNGPLAKAE, from the coding sequence ATGCGTTCCGGGAACGGACGACACCGTCGCCCCCGTCAGGCCCCCGCCCTCGTCGTCGCCGCGGGCGTGACCGGATCCGCCATGGCGCTGCCGCTGCTCGCCACCGGATCCGCCTCCGCCGCCGACGCCGCCACCTGGGACCGGGTCGCCGAGTGCGAGTCCGGTGGCCAGTGGAGCGCCAACTTCGGCAACGGCATGTACGGCGGCCTCCAGTTCACCCAGGACAGCTGGGAGCGCCACGGCGGCCTGGCGTACGCGCCCAGCCCCGACCTGGCCAGCCGCGCCCAGCAGATCGCGGTGGCCGAGAAGGCGCTCGCGAAGGGCTCCCTGGAATGGGCCACCTGCGCGCCGATCGCCGGCCTGAAGAACGACGGCACGGCCCCCGGCGTGAACCCGGGCCCGGCCGCGCTGCCGAAGGCCCCCGCGGGACCGGTCGCCGAGTCGAACCGGACCTCGGGTCTGCCGTCCACCGGCACCGCCCAGGCGGCGCGGACGGCGGAGCGGGACGCCCGTACGGCCACGCCCGCGGCTCCCGGCGCCCCGACCGCCCCTGCGGCCCCCACCGCGCCGACGACGCCCCCGGCGGCCACGACGCCGGGCACGCCCACCGCTCCGGGCACTCCGACCACTCCCACCACGCCCGATACATCCGTTACGCCGGACACGTCCGCCACGCCCGGCGCGCCGGGCGATGGCGTGTCGTCGGCCACTCCCGGGACCGGGAAGCACCGGGGCGGGGCCGCTCCGGAGAGCGGTACGAAGTCGGGCACTTCGCCCGAATCGGGCCGACACGCCTCGACCGGCGTCGAGCTCGCGGGGGACACCGCGGCGGCGCCCACGCCTGACGCCATGAAGAATTCGGGCGCAACGGACACTTCCGGCACTTCGGGCGCGTACACCGTGCGGCCGGGTGACAGCCTGTCCGACATCGCGCGGCAGAACGAACTCCCCGGAGGGTGGACGGCGCTCTATGACGCCAACCGCCGGACCGTCGGCATCGATCCGGACCTCATCCTCCCTGGTCAGAGCCTCGACCTGACGAACGGTCCGCTCGCGAAGGCGGAGTGA
- a CDS encoding transglycosylase family protein, which yields MLFSGKGKHRRPSKATQVATLVGVTGVAVAAPLMTAGTASAATVSEWDRVAQCESGGNWSINTGNGYYGGLQFSASTWAAYGGTAYASTANQASKSQQIAIGEKVLAGQGKGAWPSCGVGLSGASYDGGAAESTPKTATQQPRQQPKQERKAEQPTTRSEQRQAPKKAAQQQAAPKAAKQTVTTPAGKTVKKGDGEYKVAAGDTLSKIAQAHGVKGGWAKLFELNKDVVENADLIYPGQQLHLK from the coding sequence ATGCTGTTTTCCGGTAAGGGCAAACACCGTCGTCCCTCCAAGGCCACCCAGGTCGCCACGCTCGTCGGCGTCACCGGTGTCGCCGTCGCCGCCCCGCTGATGACCGCGGGCACCGCCTCGGCCGCCACGGTCTCCGAGTGGGACCGCGTCGCCCAGTGCGAGTCCGGCGGCAACTGGTCCATCAACACGGGCAACGGCTACTACGGCGGCCTCCAGTTCTCGGCCTCCACCTGGGCCGCGTACGGCGGCACCGCCTACGCCTCGACCGCCAACCAGGCGTCGAAGTCCCAGCAGATCGCCATCGGCGAGAAGGTCCTCGCGGGCCAGGGCAAGGGTGCCTGGCCGAGCTGTGGCGTGGGCCTCTCCGGTGCCTCCTACGACGGCGGCGCCGCCGAGAGCACCCCGAAGACCGCCACCCAGCAGCCGCGCCAGCAGCCGAAGCAGGAGCGGAAGGCCGAGCAGCCGACCACCCGCAGCGAGCAGCGCCAGGCCCCGAAGAAGGCCGCGCAGCAGCAGGCCGCGCCGAAGGCCGCCAAGCAGACCGTCACCACCCCGGCCGGCAAGACGGTCAAGAAGGGCGACGGCGAGTACAAGGTCGCGGCCGGCGACACCCTCAGCAAGATCGCCCAGGCGCACGGCGTCAAGGGCGGCTGGGCCAAGCTCTTCGAGCTGAACAAGGACGTCGTCGAGAACGCCGACCTTATCTACCCGGGCCAGCAGCTCCACCTGAAGTAA
- a CDS encoding FtsB family cell division protein, with translation MAAKDRDRFSTATRIRLLGEQTAARVYRSQTRRQARRSRLTGRAAFLALVVCSLVVALAYPMRSYVSQQGEIADQERKAAEAARRVEELRDEKARLQDPAYVRRLAREHLHYLMPGETGFTVNDPGAEQRPRTDQGAADRPWYDNLWDGVDHADRP, from the coding sequence ATGGCCGCGAAGGACCGGGACCGGTTCTCGACCGCGACCCGGATCAGACTGCTCGGCGAGCAGACCGCCGCCCGTGTCTACCGCTCCCAGACCCGCCGTCAGGCCCGCCGCTCCCGGCTCACCGGCCGCGCGGCCTTCCTCGCACTGGTCGTCTGCTCCCTCGTCGTGGCGCTCGCCTACCCCATGCGGAGCTACGTCTCCCAGCAGGGCGAGATCGCCGACCAGGAGCGCAAGGCCGCCGAGGCCGCCCGGCGGGTCGAGGAACTCAGGGACGAGAAGGCCCGCCTCCAGGACCCGGCCTACGTCCGCCGCCTCGCCCGCGAGCACCTGCACTACCTGATGCCCGGCGAGACCGGTTTCACCGTGAACGACCCCGGCGCGGAGCAACGGCCCCGCACCGACCAGGGCGCGGCGGACCGCCCCTGGTACGACAACCTCTGGGACGGCGTCGACCACGCCGACCGTCCCTGA
- a CDS encoding SurA N-terminal domain-containing protein, which yields MHRRTALTVTAALLAAAPLLTACGSDAHPGAAAVVGGDRIDVSSLQAQVEDVRTAQDRSPQAAQLVQATGDLPRRKLNVMIFDKVVDKVAADNGVSATRADLQQTRTAFVRQSGGEERLAAVLLQEQGVAPGQIDDLVRRNVLMNKIAAKLGVTDSPEGQKKLTEVFSAASKSLGIDVNPRYGAWDDAQVRLTDTTAPWLRQLSQDPGAVPAGT from the coding sequence TTGCACCGCCGCACCGCGCTCACCGTCACCGCCGCGCTCCTCGCCGCGGCCCCGCTGCTCACCGCCTGCGGCAGTGACGCCCACCCAGGAGCGGCGGCCGTCGTCGGCGGCGACCGGATCGACGTCTCCAGCCTCCAGGCACAGGTGGAGGACGTCCGCACCGCGCAGGACCGCTCCCCGCAGGCCGCCCAGCTGGTGCAGGCCACCGGCGACCTGCCCCGCCGCAAGCTCAACGTCATGATCTTCGACAAGGTCGTCGACAAGGTCGCCGCGGACAACGGCGTCAGCGCCACCCGCGCCGACCTCCAGCAGACCCGGACCGCCTTCGTCCGCCAGAGCGGCGGCGAGGAGCGGCTCGCCGCCGTCCTCCTCCAGGAGCAGGGCGTGGCCCCCGGCCAGATCGACGACCTCGTCCGCCGCAACGTCCTCATGAACAAGATCGCCGCCAAGCTGGGCGTCACCGACAGCCCCGAGGGCCAGAAGAAGCTGACCGAGGTCTTCTCGGCCGCCTCCAAGTCCCTCGGCATCGACGTGAACCCGCGCTACGGCGCCTGGGACGACGCACAGGTCCGGCTCACCGACACCACCGCGCCCTGGCTGCGGCAGCTCAGCCAGGACCCCGGCGCCGTCCCGGCCGGTACCTGA
- a CDS encoding glycosyltransferase family 2 protein, translating into MLLSIVVPCFNEEDVLARFHDHVTDELARLDGEFEIVYVDDGSRDGTLPLLQELAARDPRHVRYVSFSRNFGKEAAMLAGLRDAAGDAVVIMDADLQHPPELVHRMVALHAEGYDQVVARRTREGDRVTRTLTARLYYWAINRLVDVELVDGVGDFRLLSRRTVDAVLGLGEYNRFSKGLFSWVGFRTTTFSYENAVREEGRSKWTFGKLLNYGLDGLLSFNNKPLRAAVHLGFLLVLVALGYAAWIVGDALVNGVDTPGYVTLLVAVTALAGVQMVMVGLIGEYVGRIYYEVKRRPHYLVKETHEGYETDVMRADTRRTGESLWETVAPK; encoded by the coding sequence GTGCTGCTCTCGATCGTCGTCCCGTGCTTCAACGAGGAAGACGTCCTCGCCCGTTTCCACGACCACGTGACCGACGAACTCGCCAGGCTCGACGGCGAGTTCGAGATCGTCTACGTGGACGACGGAAGCCGGGACGGGACGCTCCCCCTCCTCCAGGAGCTCGCCGCGCGCGACCCCCGCCACGTCCGGTACGTCTCCTTCAGCCGTAACTTCGGCAAGGAGGCGGCGATGCTGGCCGGTCTCCGCGACGCCGCCGGCGACGCCGTCGTCATCATGGACGCCGACCTCCAGCACCCGCCCGAACTCGTCCACCGCATGGTCGCGCTGCACGCCGAGGGGTACGACCAGGTCGTGGCCCGCCGCACCCGCGAGGGCGACCGCGTCACCCGTACCCTCACCGCCCGGCTCTACTACTGGGCGATCAACCGGCTCGTCGACGTCGAGCTGGTCGACGGCGTCGGCGACTTCCGTCTCCTCTCCCGCCGCACCGTCGACGCGGTCCTCGGCCTCGGCGAGTACAACCGCTTCTCCAAGGGCCTGTTCTCCTGGGTCGGTTTCCGGACGACGACGTTCTCCTACGAGAACGCCGTCCGCGAGGAGGGCCGCTCCAAGTGGACCTTCGGCAAACTCCTCAACTACGGCCTCGACGGCCTCCTCTCCTTCAACAACAAGCCGCTCCGCGCCGCCGTCCACCTCGGTTTCCTGCTCGTCCTCGTCGCCCTCGGCTACGCGGCCTGGATCGTCGGGGACGCGCTGGTCAACGGCGTCGACACGCCCGGCTACGTCACCCTCCTCGTCGCCGTCACCGCCCTCGCCGGCGTGCAGATGGTGATGGTCGGGCTGATCGGCGAATACGTCGGCCGCATCTACTACGAGGTGAAGCGCCGCCCCCATTACCTGGTGAAGGAGACCCACGAGGGGTACGAGACGGACGTGATGCGGGCCGACACCCGGCGTACGGGTGAGTCGTTGTGGGAAACAGTCGCACCGAAGTAG